CATCTCTGCAGCCGGCCCGCCGTAGTAGGTTGCCGAGGCCCATTCCAGTCCCAGCCCCACCACTTGCACCATGACAGCACCTTCGGGCAGGAAGATTTCGGTTGTAAGCGCGGCATCGTGGGCTCCGACTAGCACGCTGCACAAGTTGAGTACCTTTGCGAACTTGTCTACATTGGCCATCATATCGGGCTTTGCGAGGACGACTCGAAAGCCCAATAGCGTCATCATTGTCACCATCTGATTCTGGTTCAGAAACATTCTTGGTTTCGGACGAGAAATGAGTACCAACACCGGTCTTTTCATCCGCGACAAATCTCGTATCTTCAGATTGTATGAATCTCGGAGAAACTGCTTGAAATCAAGCATGGAGTAACCTTTGGGAACGTCCGTGGCCTTGATGGCGAGATTGTCGTGATAGTGAAGCCCGACAACTACTCCAGGAAAGCAATGCACGCTTCCATTTGCCGCCGGATTGATAAGCTCATAACTAGACAGATGGGACAGAACTTTGCTGAATTTAGCAATAAACTGAGGTTTGAAATCGGTGACAATGAAACGTAGGCGAGATTGGAAGTGGCGACTGGTGAGGAATAAAGGGATGATTACTTCATTGAATTCATGGAATATGTCTCCTGTGAAGCCGCCGGATGAGAAGACTACGGCTGGGACGTCGTGCGTACAATCACAAGCCGGAGGGGGGTGGATCTTTCCCCGAAGTATATGGACTGAAGAAACTAATTCCATGGCCGTCTTGTCTTCCCTCCTCGGATATGGACTAATCGTGCGATTTGCTTGGTGCGCCATCGCTTGACTAAGTGGTGCATAAACCTTCATTGTACCCGTGTCGATCGTTACTGGTTTATTGGACACACAAACTTTAGTGTGAACATCCGAATGGCAAGCAAATCCGGTCGCTTCCAGTTGCGTTTGAGAATATCCTAAATGCAAGCATGCCAATTCATTGTAGATAAAAATTAGACATGTATGTAATCTCTCAGGCTTCTATTAGTAGAATCATTGTATGGAAGCAATTAAGAGAAGAGTGACTACAGATAATCTTTTGTGATATGTTTAACTGTGTTAATCATATAAAGATGATGAAGGGTTCATGTGATTCTAGAGATTTCTCCCCTGTAACAATGACATAGACTTTCACTAATGTCTAATAACGAAAATGCTGAAgtcggagaagaagaagaacaacaaaccTTTGACAAGTCTTTTCATGATCTGAGGCAGGCTCGCTTTAACTTCTAAGTGATTTGCGCCCCCAGTAGCGTTGTTTTTCGTCCCTGCCGTTTCCAAGCAATGATCAAAGCAACTAATTAGTCAATGGCGGGTGAGAAAATTTTCCTATATAGCATTCAGTTTAGGAAAAGTCTGCAAATTACATATATTCGATGGAACATGCGATCCGATTTCGACAGTGTAGATCAAGGAGAGGAGAAGCAAGAAGAAAAACGGAGTTGCTCGTAAAATCAGACTTCTGGGCAGCTTCTCCATCTTCCAACGATCTGAAAACCTGCTCAGAGTTTTGAGCTTTAGTTTAACAACAATGGAGGTGCTCAATGAAAGAGTTAAGTATGTGTTGGCTAGTCAATTTTGTTAACTAGActttgcattttcttctttattctGGTCATCGTTTCCCTACCTTCGTGCTTCGCTCCtcccttatttttttcccctccttcGATTAGTTTAATCCAGTAAACAACTTAGAGCTCAAGAATTGCATCTATATACATATCGAAATGTTTGATTTACATATGGTTAGATACATGTCTTCAAATAATAGGATGCCGGGGTCAGCTTACGCTCACATCGACTAATCATAAAGTCTTGCAGTTAACAGTCGGACAAACTTTTAGCTGCCTCAAGAGTTTTacattttgtactttttagcaGTGCGAGCGAGTCGAACTTGGGAGAGATTTTATTTGCCGTCTAACCCAACTCGGCCAACCTTTAACTACCTCAAGTCTTTTACTCCTATGTTTTATCTTTTACTCCTATGTTTTACATTTTGGCGGTGGGAGTCGAACCTACAAGCTTGAAGGAGGGTTTTTCTATTTGCTGTCCGATCCGAGTGGACCACCCGTAGAAGTTGTTTATGCCTTTGTTAAGGGGCGGTGATTAGTGATCTAATTGAC
The sequence above is drawn from the Rhododendron vialii isolate Sample 1 chromosome 6a, ASM3025357v1 genome and encodes:
- the LOC131329410 gene encoding alpha-1,3-arabinosyltransferase XAT3-like; translation: MEKLPRSLILRATPFFFLLLLSLIYTVEIGSHVPSNIWTKNNATGGANHLEVKASLPQIMKRLVKGYSQTQLEATGFACHSDVHTKVCVSNKPVTIDTGTMKVYAPLSQAMAHQANRTISPYPRREDKTAMELVSSVHILRGKIHPPPACDCTHDVPAVVFSSGGFTGDIFHEFNEVIIPLFLTSRHFQSRLRFIVTDFKPQFIAKFSKVLSHLSSYELINPAANGSVHCFPGVVVGLHYHDNLAIKATDVPKGYSMLDFKQFLRDSYNLKIRDLSRMKRPVLVLISRPKPRMFLNQNQMVTMMTLLGFRVVLAKPDMMANVDKFAKVLNLCSVLVGAHDAALTTEIFLPEGAVMVQVVGLGLEWASATYYGGPAAEMGLNYIEYKIEPEESSLISVYGRDDPVITNPESIASKGYTVGRSVYFEGQNFNISIARFRKTLVQALGLLGRSA